The Manihot esculenta cultivar AM560-2 chromosome 17, M.esculenta_v8, whole genome shotgun sequence genome contains the following window.
GATACTTGTTGAAGGAGCTACAGTGACTGCCCGCATTTCTATTTTAGACTACTGCAGATAATATGAATTTTAGGAAATCCTGAAAGAGACCACACACTCATATATCAATGTTTGCTTGATAGATTCTTCACTGTATAGCTCGTGCTTTTAGCATGGATGATGGGAGTATACGTTTAATTATTGTATGACCTGTTAATTCATAATGAGTATTCCAATCAGTAACGGAAACTTCTTTATGTGTGCTTGCAGAAAGCACTTGCTGGCCTCAGACGTATCAACCTGGAAGGTTTGCGATGGAGAGTATTTGATGCCAAAGGCCAGGTAGTCCTGCCCTCCTTTTCATCATTAGCTTTTGTCAGATTTCATAGACTAGTAGGCTAGAAAATGTTGGCTATActaacaatattttttaatgagaaaaaaaatgatGCTTGTCTGCAACTCTGATTTGAGAAAATGAAAATCTGAGTGAtttaatgaattgtttgtgaAGCAAACCCAGCTGAGAGAAGCTGGAAGGTTTGCTAAagtaactattttttttttattggtttTGTTTGTTTACTTGTCTTGCTCAGATGAAATTTTTGGATATCACAGTCTATTTTCTTTGGCTATTGAAGTTTGTATAACATGTACCCACTTACTTGCAGGTCCTTGGAAGATTAGCATCTCAAATATCAACAGTAATTCAAGGCAAGGATAAGCCAATATATGCCCCTTATCGCGATGATGGGGATATGTGCATTGTGCTTAATGCAAAGGATATATGTGTTACAGGGAGAAAGATGACGGATAAGTTTTATCGCTGGCATACTGGGCAAGTATCACCTTTTCTATTTATGACTTAGAACACACAATACATAATGGTAGCCTGGATTTAGTATggaaataaataatcaaattttgTTATTACTTACCGTTGAAAATTTCAAGCTTGTCCTTGACATAAACATTTGTGCGAGGTCTCCGAAATATGTAAACAATGATATTTTGAGAGAAGTATGGGGGATTAAGTAAAATTGTTACATCTAATTGAAGATagtttctgtttttaatttttatccatttGAAATGAGCTGAAATGCTGAATGtggttttatatattaaaagaacCTAGTGCCTTCATCTTATCCATTTCTTGACATTAAATCTTGTCTAGATGTTGAGATTATTTGTTTCCTATAGGTATGTGGGCCATCTCAAGGAAAGAAGCTTAAAGGATCAGATGGCAAAGGACCCTACAGAAGTAATACGGAAAGCAGTGTTGCGCATGCTTCCAAGAAATAAATTGCGTGATGTTAGTACTATATTAAGCATTTTCATTGACTTGAAATCCTTATCTTTCTTGTATTCTCTTTcatctttttattattctgtCTTCAACGGTTCAACCACACCACCTCCCACCACAAGTTGCAGCCCGTTCCGCTGTAGTCATGTATTTATGTTGTTTGGCAGAATTCCACTACAATAATAATCATTTatagtaagaaaaaaaaaaaaagaacctaTCGAAAAGAGAACCCACCCTTGCCCAGCTAACAAAACTCTGAAAATGGCCAATACAACAGCACTTTGTGAAAATTTACATAAAACCTGAAATCCTAAAATTCCTAATCACATCACCTTTAGTTCATACTGGGTTGGGAGCTCCAAATATGGGGTTTCACTACTTACAATCGTGCATTTCAAGTCTCACTTGTCTAGTTTTTTCTTTAGTAAATTTTGATACATACAAATTACGGGAGATGATATCCCTTAATGTTTTTTTATGGATCTCTTTTCTCTGAAATAAATAGACAGTTTACTGTTGGATTAGACTCTATCAAAGTATGCTCTTAGGTGCCCTTTTCTTCTTTCAGTTGTATGCCTAGAATTTGttgccttttcttgcatgtatAATAATTGAACTTGCAAGTTTCTTTTGCTCATTAAAGTtccattttattaatttctaattatatgGTTTGGAGTATTTCTGAATTAGATTGCTGTggagattgatttttttttttctttctttttaatggATGTAGGACAGAGATAGAAAATTGAGGATTTTTGCTGGAAGTGAGCACCCCTTTGGTGATCGGCCTCTTGAGCCATATGTAATGCCTCCTAGAACAGTACGAGAGATGCGGCCACGTGCTAGACGAGCCATGGTTCGAGCTCAGAAAAAAGCTCAGCAGCAATTACATGCTGCTAATGATGTGAGAAAAAGCAGAAAGAAAGAAGCTGAAGCAGAAGTGACCGAGTAAAATTTGGGCAAGTGATAGGGGAGAAAGCAGAAAGAAATTAGTAGAAGTGAGAGTAACCTGGTAAAAATTGGGAAGAGCTAATATACATGTTTCTCAGATTAGATGCGTTTTTATTCTGTATGTAATCACTATAAATGGTCATGTCCCCAGCTGCTAGAAATTGAAATATTCTTCTCCTGGTTCTTGAATTCCTTTTATGTTTATAAACCTTTAGTATGTACGTTTCAGTTGAAATTACGCATGTTTGAAGCACTGAAGTTGCCCTGGGGACAACATTTTTCATGATAATGCAATGCTGAGTTTCATTCATTGGTTGATCGTTTATATCCACAATGTAGATAAATTATGCTTACAATTTGGTAGGCAGACTTATAAATTGCGTTGGAAGTGTACAAGCAAATGGCTATCTTTGTAGGACGAAGAAGACACCATCTCAGTGGGTGACAATGTATAGTTAGCTTTTATGTACCAGCAGCATACTTATAGATTTGTATATTTCCATGCGCATACAAAATGTTTTGCCTTGATCTTTGTTTAGGAGGTGCTAACTACTGATGGGGCAGCGAAGCAAGATCTTTTAGTTAAATCAGTACAAAATAGGCAACAATGGGTAGccattttttttacattttactaAAACCCAAGAATTAACTCTAGATTAATGATAAAAAAGCCTATTGTTTCTGTATAATATCTAAGGAGCAAATAAGAAAGGAATGGCGGGCAGGAACCTCATTACAAGCTCATAGAGGCTTTTTTAGTGAGAGAATCAGAACCAAAAAGGATGAGAAGCAGCATAATGCCTCTTCACGCCGAAACCACAGTTGGTGCTAGATGATTCGTTCTTTTTAAGAATGCTAGCTTGCACTAAAGAGGCCACTTCGGCATCTGCGATACAGCGTTCCGAAGGACAAGaaaaatacaaaagaaaagaaaagaaaagaaaagaaaacaaaacccCCACGACGCATGCTTCTGGAAAATGACTGGTATCGTAACAACCTTAAACAAAATACCCGAGGAAACATCCACAAATAGCCACGAACTTCTCGGTCTGCATAAAATACAATTTCTATCGCCATAAAAAACCAAAGAAAACTAAAATTCTAATCACTAGATGatccatcatcatcatcctcgtGCTCCTTAATAACTTTCTCTATGAGCCTCCTCCGTTCTCCTTCCATGATAGTCTCTCTTGATGAATCACGTCCACTCTGACCATCATTTAGTACAGGGCCCAATTGACAAAGAACTAATGCAACACCTGATATTTAAGGGGAAAAAAGTACTTATCAGAATAACAGGTTGACAATTAAAAGAGTGAAAAACATCTGATATCTTGACAGTTTAAAATGGGAAAACCAAGAAGCATATATACATCaggaaaattataaattaaaagtatatCGAATCTGCCATGTACCCATccaaaaatttatcatttttggTCCACAATTGAACCAGAAACTGGTAAAGAAACACCAAGTTCTGCCTTTCATTTGTTAATTTAGGAAATCTGTCCGACCAAAAGAACTTGAAACCCTTCCTTTTTTCCCCCTTAACAAGCCAAAAGGCAAGGGAAATAAGgattttaataaaagaaacCGTGACTTCTCCAGAAATGTAACATTCCAACAGGGAATTGCTTAACCTATCCCCATATGAACTTTTAGCCCATTTTACATGGCATAAACTATGAACACAAACTTCCACTTCAGGATATGTTTCATCTAGTTCTGATTTGCtattcaaaaattgaaaaacaacATAATTCATTTAAGTTTGAAagttgaaaaatgaaaatttagaatCTTATAATCCCAGAGAGGTCAGAAtgcaacattttatttttacatcATGGTATAATTGTAAATGGACTTCACAAAGTTTTGCAGAGAGAGATTCTTGCAGAACACGATCGAGATGTAAGGTAAGCTTGAGAAGATCCAATGACATTTCAGCACAAGGAAAAAAGATAGACAGATTATTGATAGCAAGACATCGCCAATAAAAGCAACAAAGTAATCACAAAAGCATAAAAAGGATCATCTGTAAACTACCTTCAGGAGTGCATCGCCGGCCAAAACTATGCAAACCCACATAATTTGCTTTCACTGCACCATTACTGTAGACCAATAAAGTGGGAAGATTACGATCTGGGTAATTCGGTATACAATCTGTGGATATGATCTTAACGAACTTTGTAGCAGGATATCTTGTTGCCAACTCTTCCAGACATCGCAGAAGTACTCCACATTCCTGGTATCTATAACAAAAAATAGCAATACAATCAAGCATAAATAGAACTTCTATTATCCAATGTTAAACCACAGATAACGTCTGAGGCAATACCCATCTTTGTAGAGAATCACAACAACCCAAACATCATGGCTAGCTTCAGTCACCTCTCTAACAAAATCTGAACCTGAAATTGGAATCACTGATCCAAATCTCGAAATTTTAGCTGCTTCTCTCATCTCAGCTATCCTCTTCTTCCTATCAACAGATTTCACCATTCAAATAAGCAGGAGAACAAATGCTGTCAATACAATCCCTAGTGCAACTTTTTCCACATAGAATGAATCCCAACTCTCTTTAATTGGTTCAACTGAATAAAAAATTGtgcttagtttttttttttttttttcttctcgaTTTTAAAGCATACAAAAAGAGAAATCACAGTTTCAATTCACTAGTTGGATAATTGAGCGATGAGGGAGAGACCCACCTGTATTCTTCGAGGAATCGATCGTCGTTAAGATCATCTTCGAGGTCTTCGAGCTCTTCTTCAGTCTTTTCATCGATCCAGGACTTATCTTTAGGAATCGAATCTTCGTCTGGAGCTGGAGTGAAGGATGGTGGCTTGAAAGCAGGCGGTTTTGGAGGTAAATTCCCAAGCTTTCTCTGTATATCATCCCACTGAGTCGAAGCTCCTTCCACGTCCTTGTAAACAAAGTGATAGTCCGCCattactcttctctttcttctttctcctgCCCTCGCTTCCTTCCTTTTCTGTGTATGAAGCTGCGGTCGCCCATCTCTGAATTCGCCATTTTAACCCTTCGTTGGTATGGGCTTGATTTTGGGCCTGCAGCCCATAAAACCCCTTTCTCCTATTTATAGCTGAGAACGCCAAGTTTTTCTTCAACGATTGAACTCTCATAGAGCACGGGAACTAATAATTTATCTTTGGGGAGTGAATTTAAGCTTGGTGTGATTGATTGGTTGATCGTGACCCAGAAGAAATAAAGCGACGATGAACCCTATAGAATCGGTGGTCACGCAAATCCAAGGGCTATCGAGCAGCGCCACAGATGTCTCTGTGCTTAATACTTACTTGAAACAGGCAGAAGAGTCGCTTTATACCGAGTCCACTCGGTTATTGCCATTCCTCGACCATCTTGACCCGTCCATACATTCTCTCGGTTACCTCTATATACTGTAACTTCCGATTCTATGTTTCAATTacgaccttttttttttccattttaatgTATATGAATTGATGGTGGTTGTATGATGTTAGGGTTTAGTCTCTCGGTCTATTATAGGTTAGGCATGCATTAGCATATATGTTTCGGCATAAAtattgggattttttttttctttagtcCATTACTCTGTTTGCTAAGTAAATAGAAGAAAAGAGGGGAATCTAAAGTTCATCAGAGAAAGATTGGTTGCTAAAGTATGAAGATGAAGTTTTACTACCTATTAAGGCAGCAGCTGCATTTTGGTCAATTGGGTTATATTTTTACTTGTATTAGACCTTATTATAGAAacaaaatttctattttttaattgtttatacaGCAAAAGGATATGTATTTTTAGAATGTAAGATTTATTACACTTTGGAAGATTTAATCTTTTAGCTTCTGGTTTAATTTGAATTTGCGTACTTCAACTAATATGTATTTGTGAGCAACTATTGTTTATATGCGACATTGTTAGTGAAGATCAATTACTTGAATGCATGGGAGTTGGTTAGATGTGTTAAAGGGTGGAATATAAATGGGGATTAATCTTGTTTCTAACCTTGTAGAGAAGAAAGATAAATGAAAGTTAAATATTTATCCATGAACCTCTATTATCTGTTTTCTCCCCcaatatctattttttttaatcaatcgtGTAGAGTAAAATCTGTAGTCCTGCTTTTCTTAGAACACTAAAATAGAGGTTAATTCTTAATTGAACTTCCTTTGCATTCTAATAAATTCCTTTCCTTTTCCTTCCCCTGCTAGTGTGCTTTTGGAGATGGGAGtagtaatattatatatttgattGCTTGCTTATTTCTGGTGGCAGAGACGCATGCACATCGGGTCCAATTTCTAAAGAGCAAGCCAAAACATTGGTCTTAATCTTTGCCAGGTTCATCACTTCTTGTGTTGCAGACCAGATTCGTTTGGCGTCTGATAAGTGTAGTTTTCCTTACTTTTAATTGATCTAAAATGTTCTAGATGGTGTCTAAACATCTTAAAGACTGCTTTATGCATAACCATTCATGTTAATCGTTTTGAATTCTCAGTCATATCTGTTTGCAAGAGGTTTAAGGACCAAGTTATGCTGCTTGAAGCACCTATGCAGGGGGTAGCTCCAATGCTATCTGCTGTACGAAAGCTCCAGTCTTCATCTGCACATTTGACCGCTTTGCATCCAGATTTCCTTCAGCTTTGCTTATTGTCAAAGTGCTATAGAACTGGTTTTTCTGTACTGGAGGAGGATATTTTTGAGGTTGATCAGCCTAGGGACCTGTTTCTCTATTGTTATTATGGGTGAGTTGTTTTTGCTGCAGtcatttatttgttttatttgatgttcttttaatttcattatGCCAATATGTTTAGTAATTAACTTACCTGCAGTGATCCTTGTTTATTTGGCATTTCTAACTTTGATCATGGATTACATGTTTTGTCCTCTTGAGATCTCTCATTTATCATGCGACTTCCCATGAAGATTTTCAACCCGGACATATTTGTGTGCAATTTGGCAATTCCCTTTAAGAAGATTATTTTTTTCAGATTTAAGTCAGAAATGAGTAACAAATTGAATTGCCTGGTgttcaaagtttttttttttttcatttttttttcctattatcTTCCGCTGTTCCTTGATACAAGGATTGTTATTGGATGAAACAATGTTACAATCTCTAGCCTCTACTTGATTCTTAGGCTTACTCTGTAGTACGAGTCCGGGTTCTAAGAGCAATTCAAATTAAATGGATGTACCATATTTGAATCCTTTATTCCAGAGCGATCAGATGGACTGGCTTTTAAGTTAATTGGACTTATCCAAAGACATGTAGTTTCACTTGTAAAGCATCTGTTACTGGTTTCAGTCATTAATCATTGAATCATCATGCATCTGATTCTGATTGTAGCCAGATTTACAGATTTTGTTATTTATTCTCtttccaacaaaaaaaaaagttggataacttatgaaaaattaataaataaggtAATATTGTAATAAACAAGTAAAAGGGAAGAAGAAGACTGATTTATTCAAAACTTAGCAGATGTGTTATTAACTGGACTTTAAGTGCCTAAAAGCTTTCTATATGACAGAGGAATGGTGTGCATTGGACAAAAACGCTTTCAAAAAGCATTAGAGCTTCTGCATAACGTATGTATTTTGTTTGCATATCAGCTCATTTATTTTGTTCATCTGATTGTGTCGTAGTGGTTTGACACTGTTGATATTCCTCAATTCAGGTTGTTACTGCTCCTATGTCTTCTATAAATGCTATAGCTGTTGAAGcttacaaaaaatatatattggtTTCTCTCATTCACCGGGGACAGGTCAACTATCTCTTTCCATCATCAAGTTAATGCTATTCAGTCACAATAATTCTCAGATAAGAAGTATTGCATGGAGAAACAAATTTTATTTACAGGCTCAATTAAAAATTGTTGGTTGATACGTTCAGCAAAAGTAATCTCTAACTTGGCATGTTAACCAGTTTGTGTGTGTCTAATCTCTCCATTACTTTGTTTGAGGCTTGGCATGTAACTTTTTATTTTGTGGTGGCAGTTCTCTGCCAATCTCCCTAAATATGCTTCCTCAGCAGCTCAGAGGAACCTGAGGAACTTCTGTCAggtaattagaaaattttagctAAACATTATTGGGGATTTACTGTTTAGAATTAATACTATTTTTCTTTTGGTACACTGGAAACTTTCAAAGGAGAAGGGAGTTTCAAGGTTTAGAGCATTGACTTTTTTACCCCACAACACTGGGCTACTAGTCTAGTAGTTGAATGGCTTTAATACTTGATCTGGGATCAAGTGTTAAATGATCCGCAATGACCCTTTTTGCTGATTCTCTTGATTAACCATATAGAAATTTTCCCAATTGTGGCTTTGCGGAGCTTGGTTACTCTTTGCTTTCTATAAATactatcaatttaaatttttatgcatagaTTACAATCATTTGTTTTGTAGTTGACTCATGTTAACTTTTCATTTAGTTCAATTCttcaatatattattttgtCCTTGAGCAGCCATACATCGAATTGGTAAATAGTTATACCACTGGAAAAATTGCAGAACTAGAGACATATGTCCAGACAAACAGGGAGATGTTTGGAAGTGTGAGTCAACTATTGTATATTTCAAATAACTCTTAGCTCAAGCAGAGATCTTTCTGTTTGCTAAATGAAAATTCACTTGTTCCTTGGGTTCTCTAATAGAGGCTTTCAATTGCAGGACAATAATCTTGGACTGGTTAAGCAGGTTGTATCATCTATGTATAAGAGAAATATACAGATATTGACCCAGACATATTTGACTCTCTCCCTCCAAGATATAGCCAACACGGTGCAACTCAATagctcaaaagaggcagaaatGCATGTGCTTCAGATGGTAGTTCCCTATGTCCACAATCTATACACACGAACTTTCTTTTGGGCGAGAGAGAGGAGAAaggaagggggggggggggggggtaagAGCGGCTAGTTTGCAATGCTGCTCTATGATACACTTTGACTGGAATTTTTAATATTGCACTCCCTTATCATATGCCATACTGCTAATATTTTGTATGTCTAATTTTAGATCCAAGATGGTGAAATATATGCAACAATCAACCAAAGAGATGGGATGGTTAGATTCCTAGAAGACACTGAGCAATATAAAACTTGTGAGATGATTGAGAATATTGACTCCTCAATACAGAGGTATAGTAGTTCTAACATTATTTCTTATAATTAGACAAATACTTGCTTGTGTCCAGCAGTTGCTGGTTAACAATTCAACATAGAGCAGATTTTACCTCAGAACTTCACAAGTACAGATATTTCACCTTAGTAGAAACAAATAAATCCTAAGCAATTAAGGTACcagatataattaaatttagctGAAGGGAACCACTATCTTGCAAAACAAGCTTAAAATTTAGTTTGTTATTTTCACAGCAAAACAAATTATTGAAGTTTACCAGATGCACTCTTAGCAATTTGTGCCCTGTATCATATGTTCTGGAATATGGATCATCAGTTATTCGGCACACTGAAACTAGAGTTTTGAAATGCAAATGACTACAAGTGGAGAACCAAAACTCAGTCGAACATTTCTCAGATGACGATGCTATTGTCATTGTTATGCTGTAAATTTGGAATCTGGTcatctttttttaatataatttatcaacTTTCTAACAGCATGGCTGCAAAAGTTGCAATAGAAGAGTTGTTTAGAAATTGATCTGTAACTATTTAGTTCCCCTTCTTTGTTAATCCAGGATAATGGAACTGTCAAAGAAGTTAACTACAATAGATGAACAAATGTCATGTGATCCCTTATACCTAGCGAAGGTGAGCCGTACTTTgatttatcccttttaatgcctGTAATAGTGGTATTAGTCAACCTTTGTGTGGAAGTTCTAGTGCTGATCATGATTTTAATGTCATGCGTCCAGGCTGGGAGAGAGCGTCAGAGATTtgactttgatgattttgacaCTGCTCCTCagaaatttaatatatgatCAGAGGAGGCTTGTGGACGAGATGTGGTAAATGATGCTAGGCCCATATTTTGTTTTATCTGCACCATATTCAAAGAGATGGGGAATTTTTCTACTTTCGTATCATCAATGGAAATTAGTGTAAATGTCCAAAGTCCCCTTTATTTTTCTGACTGGAAAAGCATCCAGTTGTAGTCACTTAATGCTTCTCAATCATGTTGTTTTATTATGTAAAAGTGCTTCTTCCCATTGgattattcatttttatcttttatgtcCCTGGACGTAATCTTGCTTTTGTAGTAGTGACAAGGAAAGCATCAGAACTTTCTGAAGGCAAAGCAGTTGCCCACATCCTTTTCATTTGGTACGTCCAAAAATTCCAAGTTGCGTAGCTGATGATAAAGTTAAATATGATCGTCCGTCTTCCTTGAGATAATTGGTTACTGGGAATATTTGAAAAGAAAGGTTACTGGGAATAACTACAATTCAGTAgtaaaattgtaataaaaaggAAACGCAAAGCAAAGGCTCAAATACGAGAGACACCATGTATTGTATATTGATCAAAATTCCAAATACAAGTGAAAAGTCCAGTTCCAAAGTGAAAATGATGAGACCACagctataaaaaaattttaagaaagtTACAGCTAGTTCTTTTAATCCCTCACAACAAGCAATGAAACAATACCTTGCCAATACAAAATGTACAAGGGATGTGGAATATCGCCGAAAGAACAGAAATTAaaatcagaaaaaataaaatggaggCAGCTCTCTCTATATCCAAATTTTCTTCTACCTATTCCATGTATACAAAATTAGATTACatgacaaataaaaaaatataagttcCTCGGTGGAACCATCATAGATGGGGCTAATTAACTTGGGTGCTTCTCTCTTTGCAAAGCATGTGCCACTCCTGGAGTACAGCTGCTTGAAGAGCCATGTGTTCAACCTCCTCTGCAGTCAACTTTGATAAGGTTCCTTTAGGTTTACCATCTTTCTCACCATCATTCTTTTCCTTGTCCTTTTCCTCCGTATCCTCAACTTCCTCTTCATCATCAGATTTTGGAGTTTTAGGCGGTGGTTCAGCAGCTTTTAGCAAAGCTATCCGTTCCATTGAAATCCTAAGCCTCTCAGCTGCAGCCTCCTTCACTTCCTCTTCGGGCATGTACTCGACACCCCCATCAGTAAGGTCATCCAACCAACCCTGTAAGTCTGATTCAATCTCCTTTGTGATTGAAGCATCTGATGCTCGGACAACAAATTTGCACAACATGGTGGTTGTCTCATCACCCAGGTCCACATTTCTGCTAACTTCACTGGCTCCAAAAACCATCATTCCCACAAAGCCCCCAAACCAAGTTTTTGCAGCGTAGCAAAGCTGTTCAATGACAGAGTTTAACATGGTAAGAAGTGGTTTATACATCTTGGTTTGACAAACAAGTCATCCTCTAACATATCAATTTTCTTCTAATGGAATTAATATGGAAGGAGAAACTAAAATTATTGACAGGACTTGGCTCTAATACTACAAAAACATACAAACAACCATGAAGGCAAATGCAAGGAAATGATGATTCGAACATCAAGAACGAAAAGAAGATCCTACCTGGAATCCTGCCACTGTACGGATGATGTGGGAACAAACTTTGTGGAAAGGCTTGGATGACAGAGATTTAAGGCCACTAAGAAAAGGAGATGACCCATATTGCTGTGCAGCAGTAGCCTTGAAGCCACTTCCTTCATAAATATACATGCCAGTATACTCCACAACAGCTGGCAAACTTGGCCATAAGCGAAAGAACTCAACAGGCGATATTTTATGTGGCAAAAGAAGTTCAGTCAATGGAATTTTGTAAGGCTGACACCTCAAAATCACGGGCTCTCCTAGTTCTGGTCGTGAGCTTCTCTTCTGCCTCATGATTTGTGGATCCTCCTCAGTATAGTCACCATCATAATCTCCTATCGCACCACTTCCATAGAATGGGTAATACAAAACTTGAACCCAAAGGGCACATCTTTCAAAGTGGGACACTCCCACTGTCACACTGCAGAGTACTGGGTCCTATCAAGTGTAAGAATCAGCAAATCTAATAAGTGGAAGTACACAGGAAACCATAATATTACATCCCAAGTTTTCACCAGTAGGCTCCGTCCCCTTAAAAACCCAAAACTAGATTACCATTTCAAGCAAAACCATGGAAAGCTGTAaacaacaaaaaataaataaatctttcTGACATTTAAGATCATTTGTTAAATTAACTATGTTGCTCGGGTGATATTTGAGAAacagagttgtcagagagtACATAGAAAAAGTTGTTAAAATAAGATTCTGTGACCTTAACAGTACAAATCATGGAGACTGACAAACAACTAATAGAATATCACGGACATTTAAGAAAACATCCCCAGTATGCTAAGAAAAAGTTGGGATCTTTAAGAATATTTCAGCATGAAACAATAATGAAGTTGTCCTCGGCACTCAGTCCCTCCTAAATCATGTAAATACCTAGTATAAAGGTACTTCTAAAAATCTCCTACCACGCTACAATTTATTGTTTAACTATCAGAATGGAACTTAATAGTTGGAAATCCTCTTAATTAAACAAGTAGAAAAACAATAAAGAATGCCACTGATGAAAAATGAAATGGCGTTGCAAACAGAAGTGAAACAGCGAGGtccaaactgacccaaataacttttagactCACTTTCCACTTGACCCAAAATGATTAACCTAAGTTCTTTAGTAGTTTTGTACaagttattatatacaatttcgaTTTTCTATAATCTCCCGATGTAGGACGGCTTCCGCAGCGGAAGCAGGCAGCTGACCGTATATCCGGTCCCACTAAATTTGCAATATTCTCATCGCAACTGAATCGAATACAATTGCTAATCAGGATCGGACCCTCgaatattgtggttcgctagtacctcgaaCGGCTCCACCTTGTCTCTCAcgagtagccctttcctcgcagacccactagctccgcacaatttgtctaatccagggtggctctgataccaattgaaacagttcGGCCCAATCTGACCCAAATAATTTTttgacccactttccacttggtccaaaattattaatccaagttatttagtaatttcgtgctaactattatatacaatttcgaTTTTCTATAATCTCCCGACATGAGACGGTTACCGCAGCGAAAGCAGGCAGCTGACCGTTACAAGAAGTGTGGAAAAGGATATGACAAAAGGATGTCTTTGAAACCAAGA
Protein-coding sequences here:
- the LOC110604364 gene encoding 50S ribosomal protein L13, with protein sequence MASQAAASFNGNMKKALAGLRRINLEGLRWRVFDAKGQVLGRLASQISTVIQGKDKPIYAPYRDDGDMCIVLNAKDICVTGRKMTDKFYRWHTGYVGHLKERSLKDQMAKDPTEVIRKAVLRMLPRNKLRDDRDRKLRIFAGSEHPFGDRPLEPYVMPPRTVREMRPRARRAMVRAQKKAQQQLHAANDVRKSRKKEAEAEVTE
- the LOC110604362 gene encoding phosducin-like protein 3 — encoded protein: MADYHFVYKDVEGASTQWDDIQRKLGNLPPKPPAFKPPSFTPAPDEDSIPKDKSWIDEKTEEELEDLEDDLNDDRFLEEYRKKRIAEMREAAKISRFGSVIPISGSDFVREVTEASHDVWVVVILYKDGYQECGVLLRCLEELATRYPATKFVKIISTDCIPNYPDRNLPTLLVYSNGAVKANYVGLHSFGRRCTPEGVALVLCQLGPVLNDGQSGRDSSRETIMEGERRRLIEKVIKEHEDDDDGSSSD
- the LOC110604361 gene encoding COP9 signalosome complex subunit 3; this encodes MNPIESVVTQIQGLSSSATDVSVLNTYLKQAEESLYTESTRLLPFLDHLDPSIHSLGYLYILDACTSGPISKEQAKTLVLIFARFITSCVADQIRLASDKFISVCKRFKDQVMLLEAPMQGVAPMLSAVRKLQSSSAHLTALHPDFLQLCLLSKCYRTGFSVLEEDIFEVDQPRDLFLYCYYGGMVCIGQKRFQKALELLHNVVTAPMSSINAIAVEAYKKYILVSLIHRGQFSANLPKYASSAAQRNLRNFCQPYIELVNSYTTGKIAELETYVQTNREMFGSDNNLGLVKQVVSSMYKRNIQILTQTYLTLSLQDIANTVQLNSSKEAEMHVLQMIQDGEIYATINQRDGMVRFLEDTEQYKTCEMIENIDSSIQRIMELSKKLTTIDEQMSCDPLYLAKAGRERQRFDFDDFDTAPQKFNI